From the genome of Methanothrix soehngenii GP6:
AACAGGCCATCATTAGGGCAGTCGAGGCACCGGCACCTACTGCCGCCTCGGTAAATGCTACATCGCATGAGCCCATCTGCAGCCAAACATTGGCCATAATAAAGCTATAAGCGCCCATCAGGACGATGGCAGCCAAAAGGTCCTTTACCCATAACGCTGCCACGGCAATAATAAGAAGGAATAACAGTAACAATAAGTCAATAGGAAGTATCATTTCTTTGCCTCCTTTATTCCTCCATAAAGACATGACCCACTTTTTTTTGCATGGTCTGGTCTACGGTAAGAGATTCTGCAGGCTCTTTGGCAATGGCATGCACTATGTATCTCCCTTTCTCAGGCTCGATATCTATGGTTATTGTCCCTGGAGTCAATGTGATGGAGTTTGCAAATGTGACTAGGGCGAAGTCGCTTCTCAGAGTTGTATCAAATTCTATGATTCTGGGGTCTACCGGCAGAATGCCCAGGACACGTTTTGTCACATCAATAGTGGCCAGATAAATTTGCCATAACTCCCATCCGATATAAGGAATTAATCTTCGTATCTTCAAGAGCACATTCTCGCCTCGGCTGGGCACGAAGATCTCGTAGGTGAGGAATGAGACAATCAATGCTGCCAATATACCTCTTGACGATACTTTTAAGAGATCGTAGGGTTCGAGAAGATAAACGGTCCAGGCAGATAGGAGCATCCAGAATGCGAACATGACGCAAAAAGTCAGGGCAATTGAGAAGGCCATGCTTTCTTTTTTCATAGCTGTCATCTCTCCATCACATCCTCTTGTCGCCCTTCCTCCAAACCGGCAAGCCGCTAGCATATGCAGCTTTCATCAAGGCATGCGTACCTGTAGGACCGACCAACAGGTAAAAAGCCGACACGAAGATCAGTTTAATCGTGATAAAGCTCAATCCTTCATAGGTCATGCAACCTACTATTATGAGGATCTGTCCAAGTGTGTCGCATTTTCCCGTAGCATGCAACCTGGTATAGAAATCAGGAAACCTCAACAGCCCCGCTGTTCCAATTATCATGAAGAAGGCTCCTGCCGCCAAAAACATTGTAGCTACCAAGTCTATCGCAAGCATAGTTCTCCTCTTTCTGCATATTTGGCGATAATTATCGTTCCAATAAATGCAATTACAGCATACATGAGTGCAATGTCGATGAATTCCGGTCTTTCGATGATATAGCCCACCACGATCAAGAGCACAATCGCCTTCGTGCCTATCACATTCGCAGCAACGATACGGTTGAACGTCCCCGGTCCATAGATAGCTCTGTACGAGCACACTAGAATTGTGCTCGCTATTATAATTCCAACGACAAGAAATGGGATAATCATCACTGATAATGTTGATAATACTTATATATGTAGTTTTCGAAGCCGTGTTCGACGATATGTATATTCTTAATTGGAAATATATATAGATTCGACGAGTCTCTGCGAACAATTATCTGCACTTAGTCAATAATTTATCGTGTCAATTGAAACTAAATTAATTTACTAGCTCAGTGAGATGATGATCCTTGTAAATATTGAATTTAGGAATATAGATTTAATGATAATAACAGTGTAATTGATAAGTCGCCTGAGTTAATGCATATCGACTCGTAGATGTGAGTTCGGAGTCTATCGAATCCCTGGTCGCGCACAGGAGTGGCTGAAAACCGCCAACATACGAGATGGTGAATATTGCTGGAAGAAATATACCTTTTGCTACTGCTTTCCGGCGAT
Proteins encoded in this window:
- a CDS encoding Na(+)/H(+) antiporter subunit B, with protein sequence MILPIDLLLLLFLLIIAVAALWVKDLLAAIVLMGAYSFIMANVWLQMGSCDVAFTEAAVGAGASTALMMACLSRVPRWEKK
- a CDS encoding Na+/H+ antiporter subunit E; this encodes MKKESMAFSIALTFCVMFAFWMLLSAWTVYLLEPYDLLKVSSRGILAALIVSFLTYEIFVPSRGENVLLKIRRLIPYIGWELWQIYLATIDVTKRVLGILPVDPRIIEFDTTLRSDFALVTFANSITLTPGTITIDIEPEKGRYIVHAIAKEPAESLTVDQTMQKKVGHVFMEE
- the mnhG gene encoding monovalent cation/H(+) antiporter subunit G, with the translated sequence MLAIDLVATMFLAAGAFFMIIGTAGLLRFPDFYTRLHATGKCDTLGQILIIVGCMTYEGLSFITIKLIFVSAFYLLVGPTGTHALMKAAYASGLPVWRKGDKRM
- a CDS encoding monovalent cation/H+ antiporter complex subunit F, whose product is MIIPFLVVGIIIASTILVCSYRAIYGPGTFNRIVAANVIGTKAIVLLIVVGYIIERPEFIDIALMYAVIAFIGTIIIAKYAERGELCLR